The DNA sequence TCTCCTCCGCGGAGTGCTGGATCACCCCTAAGGTGGACACCACTTCAACGGTGGAGTGGGAGGCTTGGGCTACGGCGTTGCCGATCTCCTGGGACGCCGCCGCCTGCTCCTCCGACGTGGCGGCCACGCTCTCCAGGGCAAGGCTCACCCGCTTTATCCTATCCAACACCCCCATGAGATCATCCGCCGCCCCAAGGGCGTCCTCCGCCAGATGCCTTGCGGTATCGGAGGTAACCCTGGTAACCTCGAGGGTCTCGCCAGTGTAGCTCACCAGCGGCGCTATTATGTTCTCCACGTCCCGGGCGGCCACGTTGGACTCCTCCGCCAACTTCCGAACCTCCTCCGCCACAACCGCGAAGCCCCGGCCCGCCTCACCGGCCCTGGCGGCCTCGATGGCGGCGTTCAAGGCCAGAAGGTTCGTCTGGTCCGCTATGCTCTTGATGGCGCTGACGAAAGCTCCTATGTTGGACACCGACTGGGATACCTTGGCCAGCTTCTCCAAGGACTCGTCCGCCCTCTTGCTTATGGCCCCCATCTCGTCCACAAGGGCCTTGATCCTATGGGCCACCTCCTCAGAGACCTTCACCGTCAAGGAGGCCTCCTCGGCGCCGTCGGACACCGCCTTGGCCGCCATCTGGGCCCCCGCCACCACCTCGCCTATGCCGGAGTTGGTCTGCTCCAAGGCGCAGGAACTGGCCTGGCTCAACCCAAGGGACTGGTCCACCGAGGCCTTCACCTCCTCCATGGAGGCCACGGACTCCTCCGACAGGGCCGCCAGGGACTCCGCGGAGGATGCGAACATCTCCGCCTCCCTGAAAACCTCCATCACCGTCTCCCCTATGGCCCTTCTCATCTTTCCAAGGGCCCGGCCCATGGCGCCTATCTCGTCGTCCCGCTCGGCTATCCAGTCGCTGGAAGGGTCGTACCGAAGGTCCAGGTCAGCGAAGCGCTCCACCGCCCTCATGGCCTCCACGATGGGGGCGCTCAGCCTCCCGGATACCGTCCAGACCACGGCGCCAAGCAGCAGGATGGTGAGGGCGGCCCCCAAGGCTATGTTGCGCATGAGCCGGTACACGTCTAAAAAGGCCACGGACACCGGCACCTCCACCAGGAGGCCCCAGACCTGGGAGCCTATGACCACCGGAGACGCCACCCCCAGCACCTCCCCGGCCCCGAAGAGGGACTTACCCCGGAAGGACTTAGGGCGCCCCTCCCTCAAGGCCCCCTCAAGGGCCGCCAGGGCATCCTTGCCCTTGGCGGACTCCTTCAGGGCCTTGCCTATGGCGGATCCCTCGTAGGATCCCGCCACAACCCCGCCGGGGGACACCAGGGTGGGCATGCCTCCGCCGGCGCCGCCAAGGTTGTTCACCACGTCCTTGAGGGCCGAAAGGTCCACGTCCATGCCCCCCACCCCCACCACCTTGCCGTCGATCTCCACGGGCACGCATATGCTGGCTATGAACTTCTCGTCCCCTTGAACTCCCGTGTAGTTGTAGAAGTAGGGGTCCGTGACGGTTATCTTCTGGCTCCGCAAGGGCTGGTGGTACCAGGAGGCGGACTCCGCCTCGTTGGCCAGCATCTGCTCGGTTATGTCGAAGCTGCGGCTTATCTTGCCCCCGACCTTAAGGAATGTGCCCATGAACCGGCCC is a window from the Thermanaerothrix sp. genome containing:
- a CDS encoding methyl-accepting chemotaxis protein gives rise to the protein MVRGGIRGKMLFYILVPLFLGLGALSAFVGYSSMSMVERKTYQMAEASASGAANGVSAYLGDLLASSRSMIRAVEAVDASSPSARDQALRVLKRMLEKTPLVMSSWVVFEPDSFDRRDQEFVNREGYKEKGRFMGTFLKVGGKISRSFDITEQMLANEAESASWYHQPLRSQKITVTDPYFYNYTGVQGDEKFIASICVPVEIDGKVVGVGGMDVDLSALKDVVNNLGGAGGGMPTLVSPGGVVAGSYEGSAIGKALKESAKGKDALAALEGALREGRPKSFRGKSLFGAGEVLGVASPVVIGSQVWGLLVEVPVSVAFLDVYRLMRNIALGAALTILLLGAVVWTVSGRLSAPIVEAMRAVERFADLDLRYDPSSDWIAERDDEIGAMGRALGKMRRAIGETVMEVFREAEMFASSAESLAALSEESVASMEEVKASVDQSLGLSQASSCALEQTNSGIGEVVAGAQMAAKAVSDGAEEASLTVKVSEEVAHRIKALVDEMGAISKRADESLEKLAKVSQSVSNIGAFVSAIKSIADQTNLLALNAAIEAARAGEAGRGFAVVAEEVRKLAEESNVAARDVENIIAPLVSYTGETLEVTRVTSDTARHLAEDALGAADDLMGVLDRIKRVSLALESVAATSEEQAAASQEIGNAVAQASHSTVEVVSTLGVIQHSAEETAKAAEAVAREAERLTSGASKLKESLARFSVDQHRGEAAPPALRG